The Alkalihalobacillus sp. TS-13 genomic interval TCACTCCAATATATTGATACCTGATCGGTAAGGTTTTTTACAATCTTTTAAGCTAGAACTTTATTCTTTTTCATAAGCATACAAACAATTTCCCGTTCCATTATAGCATTTTTTGGGACAATCCTGAATATAGATGGCTTGTATAAGAAGGTTTAAACGGGGTGGAAGGATGAAATGGTATACGTTCTCAACTTCAGAAATTGAAGAAAGACTTCAAACAAGCACCAAAACAGGATTAACCGTAAAAGAAGCTAAAAAACGATTTGCGAAGGACGGCCCCAATGAACTGCAACAAGAAGAACGAATGTCTGCCATTATCGTTTTTTTAGCACAATTCAAGGATTTCATGGTCTTAGTGTTATTGATTGCAACATTGATCTCTGGGATTCTTGGAGAGTATATGGACGCCATTACGATTATGCTCATCGTTTTCGTGAATGGAATTCTGGGTTTCTTGCAAGAACGGAAAGCCGAACGATCTTTACAAGCATTAAAACAGCTTTCAAGTCCGAAAGTCCAGGTATTACGTGATAAGGATTGGATTACAATTCCTTCTCGTGAGGCTGTCATAGGGGATGTCATCCGCTTCTCTGCAGGGGACAGGATCGGTGCAGATGTAAGGTTGATCGATGCCAAATCATTGTCTGTGGAAGAATCAGCTCTGACAGGAGAATCTTTGCCATCACAAAAAAATGGAACAGTAAGCTTACAAGGTGATCATGAACCTGGGGATCAAGAGAACATGTGCTTCATGGGCACACTCGTCTCCAATGGAAAAGGAACGGGAATCGTAGTCGGTACGGCTATGGATACAGAAATGGGGAAGATCGCCCACCTCCTGAAGAGCGAAGAAGGCTTACAGACCCCATTGCAACGCCGGCTTGAGCAGCTTGGTAAGATCCTGATCCTCGTCGCACTGTTACTGACTGCCCTTGTCGTCGTAGTCGGGGTCATCCAAGGTCATGATGTGTATACGATGTTTCTTGCTGGAGTCTCACTAGCGGTTGCCGCCATTCCAGAAGGCTTACCTGCCATTGTGACGATTGCACTCGCGCTAGGTGTACAGAAAATGATCCGACGGCGCGCGATCGTCCGAAAGCTCCCTTCAGTCGAAACATTAGGCTGTGCAACAGTCATCTGTTCGGATAAGACAGGTACCCTCACTCAAAATAAAATGACAGTCACGGATATTTGGAGCAGCGGCAAGACCTGGCAGGTGACAGGAACAGGTTTTGAGTTGACTGGAGACTTTATAAATGGAGATCAACCTGTAGAAGTCGATAAATTTCCGGCTTTGAAACAGCTTTTAACCTTTGGAGTGCTCTGTAATAACGCTACAATCAAATTTTCAGAGAGAAAAGGGAAAAATGGTTATCAGATAAATGGAGATCCGACTGAAATTGCTTTGCTCATAGCAGGTCAAAAAGCAGGATTGAGTAAAGAGACGTTGCAAGGAGCTTATCAAATCCAAGATGAGTATCCATTTGATTCTGATAGAAAGATGATGAGTGTCATTGTCCGCACCTCAGATAATCAGGAGTATATCGTGACAAAAGGGGCTCCAGACGTCGTGTTATCCAGATGTGATAACATCTTATGGAATAATCGGCAAGCCTATTTGGACGATTCGAGGAAAAACGGCGTACATCAGGCTGTCGATAGAATGGGAAGCCGTGCTCTGAGAACGATCGCAGTCGCTTTTCGTCCTTTGAAAAAAGGGGAAAGAATAAGCACTTCTTTCGAAGCGGAATCGAATCTGACCTTCATCGGATTACAAGGGATGATTGATCCCCCACGACCGGAAGCAATTGATTCAATCATTGACTGTCAGCAGGCTGGAATCAAGACCGTCATGATTACCGGTGATCATATCGTCACAGCAAAAGCAATCGCCCGAGAGCTGAACATGCTCCCCGATCATGGAAAAGTAATGGAAGGAAAGACATTGGCGGCAATGACCGTTGAAGAGCTTGAGGAAGTCGTGGATGATGTCTATGTCTTTGCAAGGGTATCTCCTGAACATAAATTGAAAATCGTCAAAGCACTTCAAAATAGAGGACATGTGGTGGCGATGACCGGTGACGGTGTTAATGATGCGCCTGCAATCAAAGCTGCGAATATCGGAATTGCGATGGGTGAATCAGGGACGGATGTTGCCAGAGAAGCTTCTTCCCTTGTCCTTTCGGATGATAACTTTGCAACGATCAAAGCCGCTATTGAAGAAGGCAGGAACATTTATGAGAATATACGGAAGTTCATACGTTACTTGCTTGCATCCAATGTTGGAGAAATTTTAGTGATGTTGTTTGCGATGCTGCTTGCATTACCATTACCCCTCGTCCCAATCCAAATCCTCTGGGTGAATCTGGTGACGGATGGTTTGCCTGCAATGGCACTGGGGGTGGATAGTGCTGAAGAAAATGTCATGAAAAGAGCGCCGAGGTCTACGAAAGAAGGTGTGTTTTCACGAGGGCTTGGCTGGAAAATCATCAGTCGTGGATTTTTAATCGGAATCGTCACGATCATTGCCTTCTGTATCGCCTATTTTGAAAATCCGGAAAATCTAGTCAGAGCACAAACGATTGCATTTTCAACGCTTGTAATGGCACAGTTGATCCATGTGTTCGATTGCAGAAGTGAGCGTTCTGTATTCCATCGCAATCCATTCGGAAATATATATCTTGTATGGGCAGTCATCTCGTCAATCGCTCTGCTTGCTGTCGTTGTATATTATCCGCCTCTGCAGCCAATCTTCCATACTACAAGTCTCACTATCAGGGAATGTCTATTAGTCCTTGGTATGGCTGCATTACCAACCTTCGCACTTGCAGGATCACACCTGTTCAATAAGAAGAAGTACAAAGGCCAGTCAATCAAGCAAGCCTAATGAATTATGAAAAGCAGTGGTCTGTCAAAGACCACTGCTTTTTACACTTTAATCTGTAGAAGACTTTGTTGCGAAATTCGCGACACTTCTGCGGGAAAGTGAGCCAGGCGAGACCCGCATTCTTTTAAAAGATCTTCGACTAAAAGCCACCACGTCCTGTGGTGAACGTCGAAGCCAGCACGTCCTGTGCAAGTGAGGAGGCTTGCGGAAGTGGGTTAATACAGGGTAGTATATCTAGCTCAGCGACCAGTCACTTGGATCACTTCAAACTTCCTGCGGCGGCAACAGCCTCCTCGTCAATTTTCCAGTGACTATCCGGGTCGCTTCCGCTTTTCGTTTGCCTGCGGAAAGGGAGTGAATTTCGCAGAAATCAACAATAATAATAACAGAGTTATACTTTTTGCGGTGCAGCTATACTCTCAAAGTGGAAGGTTTTTGTATTTGTAGATAAAATCTTGCTTTTGTAGATAAATCAGAATTCCATATAAGTTGACCTATCATTTTCCCTTATTTACGTTCAACCTCTGCATTTTATGAATAATTACAAACCATTTTGCCTTAATTAATCTGTTTTTCTCCTATATTCGGATTAAAACATCGATTTTGGAGTGGGGACTGAGCATTTTGGTAAGGTTTACGTTTTACTGGCGGTCCCAAAAGATTCCTAACTTGCGCAGGATTCTGTATTTCCGCTTTAAAAGGAATTTGGAACTATAAATCTTTCATATTCTTGTCCACTGTTGTAAAATTGTATAGAATAGTACAATGGATGTGATAATGTGATTAAAAGTATGACGGGTTTTGGGAGAGCATGCATTGAGTATGATGAATTCACGATCACTACAGAGATCAGATCCGTGAACCACCGTTTTACTGAGGTTCATGTTCGGATGCCGAGACAGCTGACGATCATTGAGGATAAGGTCAAGCGTTGTGTCACACGATACATAAAACGGGGTAAGGCTGAT includes:
- a CDS encoding calcium-translocating P-type ATPase, SERCA-type, with amino-acid sequence MKWYTFSTSEIEERLQTSTKTGLTVKEAKKRFAKDGPNELQQEERMSAIIVFLAQFKDFMVLVLLIATLISGILGEYMDAITIMLIVFVNGILGFLQERKAERSLQALKQLSSPKVQVLRDKDWITIPSREAVIGDVIRFSAGDRIGADVRLIDAKSLSVEESALTGESLPSQKNGTVSLQGDHEPGDQENMCFMGTLVSNGKGTGIVVGTAMDTEMGKIAHLLKSEEGLQTPLQRRLEQLGKILILVALLLTALVVVVGVIQGHDVYTMFLAGVSLAVAAIPEGLPAIVTIALALGVQKMIRRRAIVRKLPSVETLGCATVICSDKTGTLTQNKMTVTDIWSSGKTWQVTGTGFELTGDFINGDQPVEVDKFPALKQLLTFGVLCNNATIKFSERKGKNGYQINGDPTEIALLIAGQKAGLSKETLQGAYQIQDEYPFDSDRKMMSVIVRTSDNQEYIVTKGAPDVVLSRCDNILWNNRQAYLDDSRKNGVHQAVDRMGSRALRTIAVAFRPLKKGERISTSFEAESNLTFIGLQGMIDPPRPEAIDSIIDCQQAGIKTVMITGDHIVTAKAIARELNMLPDHGKVMEGKTLAAMTVEELEEVVDDVYVFARVSPEHKLKIVKALQNRGHVVAMTGDGVNDAPAIKAANIGIAMGESGTDVAREASSLVLSDDNFATIKAAIEEGRNIYENIRKFIRYLLASNVGEILVMLFAMLLALPLPLVPIQILWVNLVTDGLPAMALGVDSAEENVMKRAPRSTKEGVFSRGLGWKIISRGFLIGIVTIIAFCIAYFENPENLVRAQTIAFSTLVMAQLIHVFDCRSERSVFHRNPFGNIYLVWAVISSIALLAVVVYYPPLQPIFHTTSLTIRECLLVLGMAALPTFALAGSHLFNKKKYKGQSIKQA